The sequence TCGCGCCGAGGCTGCTGGTCTCCGATGGTTGGGTGACGGCGGGGGACCGGTGGTCGAGGTGCTCGCCGTGGGTGAGGATTTCATCGAGCTGGAACATCTGACGTCGACACGCCCGGCGGAGACACCGGCACGAGATCTCGGGTCGGCGCTGGCACGGATGCATGACGCGGGCGCGTCCGGATTCGGTGGTCCCCCAGACGGTTACGACGGCAGACAGTTCATCGGTGAGCGTCCACTGAGTACGCGTGTGCACGACCGTTGGGGTGTGTTCTACGCCGAGGAGCGGGTGCTGCCATATCTCCCGCCTGCGATCGAGGCCGGGAATCTCGGCCCCGAGGACGCGGCTGCGACCCACGAGGCGTGCGCGCTGCTCGCGGGCGGTGCCTTCGATGACGACGATCCGCCCGCGCGACTCCACGGTGACCTGTGGACCGGCAATGTGGTGTGGACCGCGCAGGGAGCCGTGCTCATCGACCCGGCCGCGCACGGCGGGCACCGCGAAACCGACCTGGCGATGCTGGCGCTGTTCGGTTGCCCGCAGCTCACCGAGATCCTGGCGGGCTACCAGCGTGAGCACGCCCTGCGTGCCGGCTGGGAGGACCGCATCGCGCTCCACCAACTGCATCCGCTCGCGGTGCACGCCGCGGGCCACGGTCCGTCGTATGGGACGGCGCTGGGACGGGCGGCACGGGCCTGCGTCGCGCTGGCCGAGCGTGGACGATAGTTTCACTTCGTGACACTCGACCGCGGCACGCTCATCGTCGCAGCCACGCACGCCGAGGCGCGCTACGTCCCGACCGGGACGCGCGTCCTCATCACCGGTATCGGCAAGGTCCGTGCCGCGACGGCCCTGACCAGAGTGCTCGCAGGCGCCGGCGACGAACCCCCGGTCCAGCAGGTCGTCAACGTGGGCACCGCGGGCGCACTCCACGATCACCATTCGGGGCTCTTCGTGCCCTCGACCGTCATCGAGCACGACATCAGCAGCACCGAATTGAGGGCGATGGGTTATCCGATCGTCGACGCCTGGGAGATGCCCGGCGGCGACGGCAGCGTGCTGGCGTCCGGCGACACCTTTGTCGCTGACCTGGCCCGGCGCGCGACGCTCGCCGCTAGAGCCGATCTGGTGGACATGGAGGCCTGCGCGATCGCACATGTGAGCGCGGAGTTCGGCGTGCCCTGTCGAGTGGTGAAGGTGGTCAGCGACGGCGCCGACGAAGCGGCGATGGACTGGCCGTCACTGGTCGACGACGCGGCAAGGCGGCTCGGACGGTGGTTCGACAGCGTCACACGGGTGTGAGCGTCAGTCAGCCGCGATAGCGTGCGCGGGTGGACGGATACCGCGATGCGGACGCCTGCGGCGTCGCCGACTCGTAGCGCGGATGATCGGCTGCTGCCGACGGCGTCCGTCGGCGGGCCGCCGCACCGGCCGTCGGGCGGGCTTCGGTGGCCGGCGGCGCGATGGTCTCGCCGATCGATTCCTCACCGGACCCGAGGAGCTCGCCGGCCTCTGCACGTTGGACCGCCCCGGCAGTCGAGCGGCGTTTGGTCGCCTGCGCTGGGTCGGGGGTGGCGCGTTTGGTGCTCTCGGGGCGCTTGCTCTGTTTGGTGGCCGCGGCGGCGCGGGCCGACGGACCGTCGGCGGCCTTTTGGCTCTTCGCGACACCATCGGCCGAGCCGCCCGCGGCCGGCCGTGGGCGCCGCGTTTTCTGCGCCGCGGAGGAAGGCTTTCTCGGCTCGCCGGATTCGGCCGAGCGCGCCTTGGAGGCGACTGGACGAGAAGCGCGCTTCGTGGCGGTACGGGAGCCGGCGGACTTGGCGGGAGTGGGCTTGGGTTTCGCCGCCCGCCGCCGGCCGACGCCGGTCGAACGATCCCGGGTGAGGTACCACCGCGCGGCCACCAGCCCGAGCGTCACCAGGAACGTCAGCAGCATCCAGGGAAATGCGTCGGCGATGGGGAGCAGGACCTTGAAGACGAGGCTCTTCAGACCGGATGAGGCCTGGTCGGCGTTGAGGCCATAGAGCGTGATGACTCCGACGAGGAATGCGATGAGGGGCGGCTGCGCCGCGGCGGTGAACAGAGCACGGCGCCGCACGGCGAGCGCTGCGGTCACGCAGCCGACCAAGTAGCAGAACTTGAAGATTCCGCCGAGGGCGTCGGTGTTGCTCGCATCGATCGCCGCACCGATGCTCGTGATGACTGTGGCCACGAGCACACCGCCCCACCACGGGAGGCCGCGTACCGTCGGCAGCACGGATTGCTGATCCAGCGGTACTGCTGATCGCTGTTGCGGGGCAGAAGACACATCTAGACGGTACCGGTTAACCCCCCGAAAACTGTTAACCGCCGGGTGATGTTGCCCATCGCCCTGTTTCGGCGGTGTCGTCGCTGGTCCGGATGCCTCCGGCGGTGCGGACGGTGATGTCGATCGGGGAGGCCGCAGTGTGCTGCGCCTCACCCTGGAGGGCGTCCAATTCGGCCAGTTTGCGAGCTGTGACGCCTACGCGAGCATCGACGGCACCGACCGTCGAGTTGAAGGAATCGACGGCTCGGCGCAGCGACCCGCCGAGCTTGTCGAGGTGACCGAGCACGCCGCCGAGGCGGTGGTGGAGTTCTGTCCCGAGTTGGTGGATGACGGCGGCATCGCGCGCCATCGCGTCGTGCCGCCAGCCGAGCGCGACCGTGCGCAGCAGCGCGACGAGCGTCGCCGGCGTTGTCAGTACCACGTTCTTGCTGAACCCGAATTCGATCAGATCACCGTCGGCCCGCACCGCGGCCTCGAGGACCGGATCGCTCGGTACGAACAGCACCACCATCTCCGGCGTGTTGTCGAAGGCCGACCAGTACGCCTTCGACGACAGCTGTGTGATGTGGGCGCGGACGGCGCGCGCATGATCGCCGAGAAGCCGGTCGGCGACGGCCGGATCGGGTTCCTCGACGGCGGCCAGATACGACTGCAGTGGCACCTTGGCGTCCACCACGATGTTCCGCTCACCCGCGAGATGGACGACCATGTCGGGCCGGACCGCTCCCGATGATCCCTCCGCGGACACCTGGGTCGAGAAGTCGCAATGTCGGGCCATGCCGGCCAGCTCGACGACACGTTCGAGCTGTAGCTCGCCCCAGCGGCCGCGGACCTGCGGCGTGTGGAGTGCGTTCGCGAGTTGTCGGGTCTGGTCGGTCAGTTGTGCCGAGACGGCGTGCATGCCGCGCACCTGTTCGGTGAGCCCCGAGTACGCACTGATGCGGTGGTGTTCGGTTCGGCGCAACTCCTCGGAGAGCTGGCCGAGCACAGCCCGGAGCGGGTCGACGATGTGTGAGACCTGCGACCCGATGGCCGAGGATTGGCGCCGCGCCGCATCCTCACTCGCGGACGAGAGCGAACGGGCCGCGAGATCGTGTGCGGAGCGGACGGACTGGAGCTCGGCACGGGTCGCGGCGAGGGCAGCGGCCGAGCGGGACGCGTGCGCGAGCCACCCGAGCAGTCCGCCGAGGGCCAGGCCGGCGATCAAGGCGACGATCACTGAGGCATTCATGACCGTCATGGTGCTCGACGGGTCCGACAGTGGGACGGGACCTCGATCTCCGGTCTGGCCGCGCGGTCACTCGTCCGCGAGCACCTCACGATCGAGCAACGAACGCTTCACGTCGAGTCCGTAGCGGAATCCGCCGAGTGAGCCATCGGTGCGCAACACCCGGTGGCAGGGACGAACAGCGCAGCGGCGTTGCGTGAGCACGCCGCCGCGGCTCCGCGGATCGCCGTGGGCTTGCCGGAGAGCCCGGCGAACTCGGAGTAGGTCACCGGGGCGCCGGGCGCCACGGTCCGCAGCACCGACCACGCGTGTTCGAGGAACGGGCCCGAATGCTGGACGACCTCGACGTTGTCGAGGGCATCGAACGCCCCCGAGTAGTAGGAGTCGACGCGCTCACGGAGTCCGTCGAGTCCGTCGCGCCGCAACTGCTCGGGCCGGATGGACCGGTGTACGAGCGCGGTCAGGTAGTCCGGATCGTCGGTCCAACCCGAGGCAAGGACCCGGTCGGCGTCATCGGCGACGACGGTGAACGCGCCGTCGGGCGTGGGGATCGACGTCCAGCGGGCGACGCTGGTGGTCGTCGCGGGGGTCGAGATCGTGGATGTCATCGTGCTCCTTCTGCAGGCTCGTCGAGTCGCTGCCGACGAGTCGATTGGGTCGATCGCGTCTGCGCCGCTCGGGCAGTTCGCGATCGCGAGGTCGGGGCCCGCGTGGAATGGTGCGTCGACGTCTGCTCGCTCGTGATCGTTCGGGTCAGTATCGGCTCGGTCACCGACAGTCGGTGGCGCCAGAGATGCATCGAGGCATACGAGCGCCACGGAGCCCACGCGGGAGCGCCGTCGGCGAGATCGATGCCCACCTCGGTGGCGGCCCGCGCGACCACGAGGTCGCGGTCGAGCAGGATGTCGGGCTCACCGGTGACCCGCATCGCCACATAGTCGGCGGTCCAGGCCCCGATTCCCGGGAACTCGAGCAACGCGGACCTCAGGTCGGCGGCCGTGCGGCCGGGGTGCAGCTCCAGATGGCCCCCGGCCAGGGCCTCGGCGACGGCGAGAACGGCGTCGATCCGACGCCTCGGTCCGGTCAACACCCGGTGTCCGTGTTCGGCGATGGTGGCCGCGTCGGGAAAGAGGGTCCAGGCCGGCGCCGGAGCGCCTTCTGTCTCCGCATTCAGGTGCCACGGCACCGGCTCTCCGAGAGTCTCCACCAGGCGCGCAGTGTGATGGCGGGCCGCCTTCACGCTGATCTGCTGCCCGATCATGGTCCGGATCAGGGTCTCGGTCGAGTCCACTGATCCCGGGACACGCAGACCGGGCGCGGCGTCGACGAGTGGGGCCAACGACGGGTCGTCGCGCAGAGCGATGTCGATGCTGACCGGGTCGGCGTCGAGATCGAGCAGTCGTCGGAGTCGGTTGACCGCCACACCGAGGTCGCGCATGTCGAGGTGGGTGATGGTCGCGGTCATGTGCGTGGCCGCCGGTTCGACGGCGGCCAGGGCGGGACCGTGCGGGAGTCTCATCGTGCGTCGATAGCGCCAGGAGTCGCTGTCGGTGTCGTCCACCAGTTCGCCGCCCGGGACTGCGTGTGCCAGCAGGAACCAGTGCAGCCAGCGGGTGTCCAGGGGCATCCGGTGCGCGAGGCGCAGCGTCACCTCCCCGACGGCACCCTGCCCGGCCACACCCGCCGGCGACGGCAACTTCCGCAGCCGCGTGGGGGTCAGGCCGAAGACCTCGCGAATGGTGTCGTTGAACTGGCGGATGCTGGTGAAACCGGCAGCGAACGCGATGTCGGCCATCGGCATCGGCGTGCACTGGATCAGCACACGCGCCGTCGCGGCGCGGTGGGCGCGCGCCAACGCGAGCGGTCCGGCCCCGAGTTCGGTGGTCAACACCCGGTTCACATGGCGTGGCGTGTAGCCGAGCCGGGTGGCCAGTCCATCGACACCCTCCCGTTCCACCACGCCGTCGGCGATCAGTCGCATGGCGCGTGACGACAGGTCCGCTCCCGCGTTCCAGCGCGGCGAACCGGGCACCGCGTCGGGAGCACAACGACGGCACGCCCGGAACCCCTCGTGCTGGGCGGCGGCCGCGGTCAGCACGAAATGCACGTTCTCCGCGCGGGGTGTCAGCGCGGGACACGACGGCCGGCAATAGATCCCGGTGGTGTGGACGGCGACGAAGAACTGGCCGTCGAACCGGGCATCCCGCGACGAGACCGCGCGGTAGCACCGATCGAAGTCGAGAGGCCGGGGGAGGTGGATCGTCGTGGTCACCACACCACTCTGACACCGTTCTCCGACCGAATCTGGCGGGAATCGGACATGGCCGTCCGGCCCATATCGAATTGAGGGAATTGGTGACGTAGATAACAATTCCTGGCACGATGAGCCCATGAACACACCGTTCACGGGTGCCCGACACCGAGGTCGGCACGAACTCCCGTTGTCGGAATTCCCGGCATGGGGACTCGAGATCATGATGGGCCTGTACGGACCCGAGACCGTGCAGCACGCAGCGCAGCAGGACCCGCCGAGCCCGGGCGTCTCACCGCGGCCGGCCGACGACCTCGCCGAGTTAGCGCCGGAAGAGACCGCGCCGACATCGCCCTGTGTGCAGCAGCCGCTGTCGCCGCTCGTCCTGCAGCTCGAGGCGGTCAACGAACTCGTTCGCTACGTCGAACGCCGCATCAAGCGCCACCACCCGAGCTGACCTGCCGGGTGTGACGCGCGTATCGGCCGACACACCCGCGGATCGACGCGGACTCGCGCCCTTTGTGTGACGATCTCTGCGTGACAGAGAAATCGGGCGTGCCCGACAGCTCGGCCAGTCCCACCGCCGCCGCCGGGCGTCGGTATCCGACCCGGGCGGGGGTCGTTCTCGCGGGGCTGAGAGCCAGTTCGATCGTCGCTCTGCAACTCGTCCTGGTGGTCGCGGCGCTGTGGATCGTGTTCTGGCTGCTCGGCAAGTTCTGGGTCGTCCTCCTGCCGATCCTGTTCGCCATCATCGTCTGCACGGTGTTGTGGCCTCCGGTTCGCTGGATGCGCAAGCGTGGCGTTCCGCCCGCGGCGGCGTCGTTGGTGATGATGCTGCTCGGCGTCGGGGTGCTGGCCGGGGTGATCAGTCTGATCGTGCCGTCCATCGTGCGGCAGGCCCCCGAGCTCGCATCGCGGGCGACCGACGGCGTGCACAAACTCCAGGACTGGATTCAGGGCCCGCCGCTGAACGTCAAGGACGAGCAGCTCGACAACATCGTCAACACGGTCACCGACAAGCTGCAGTCGAGCGCCTCGAGTATCGCGGCCGGTGTGTTCAGCGGTGTCGGTACCGCTACGTCGATACTCGTCACGCTGTTCACCGCCCTCATCCTGGTCTTCTTCTTCCTCAAGGACGGACCGAAGTTCGTCCCGTGGCTCGACCGTACGGTCGGTCAGCCGTCGGGGGCCCACATCGGCGAAGTGCTCACCCGCATGTGGAACAGCCTTGGCGGCTTCATCCGGACCCAGGCGATCGTGAGCTTCGTCGACGCGACGCTGATCGGTGCCGGCCTGTTCATCCTCCAGGTGCCGTTGGCGGGCGTACTGGTGGTGATCACCTTCCTCGGCGGGTTCATCCCGATCGTCGGTGCGTTCGTCGCGGGCGCTCTCGCGGTCCTGATCGCCCTGGTGTCGAACGGCCTGACCACCGCGCTGATCGTGCTCGGGATCATCCTCGCCGTCCAGCAGCTCGAGGGGAATGTGTTGCAGCCGTGGCTGCAATCGAAGTCGATGGACCTGCACGCGGTGATCGTGCTGCTCGCGGTGACCCTGGGCGGCACCCTCTTCGGCATCACCGGCGCGTTCCTCGCGGTGCCCGCCGCCGCGGCCATCTCGGTGGTCCTGCGCTACCTGAACGAGCAGATCGCACTGCGCGCCGGGGAGACGCTGCCGCCCGAGGGCACTCCGGTGACCTCACACCGGGGTGTCCCCGACGACGAGCCGCCGCCCGACGCCCCGGCCGACGATCCCGGCACCGCCACGAGCACCTGACCCTGCCCCCGACCCCGCCGACAGCAACCCCTTTTCCGCCGACAGCAACCCCTTTTCCGCCGACGGCAACCGTATTTTCGCCGACAGCACCGACGTCGCCCGCCGATCGACGACCCGCGGCGGATAGACTGGTCGCCCGTGAGTCTCACCCTCGGAATCGTCGGCCTTCCCAACGTCGGCAAGTCGACCCTGTTCAACGCGTTGACCCGCAACGACGTGCTGGCCGCGAACTATCCGTTCGCGACCATCGAGCCGAACATCGGTGTCGTCGAGCTGCCCGACAAGCGTCTCGACCGCCTCGCGGAGATCTTCAGCAGCGAACGCATCCTGCCCGCGACGGTCTCCTTCGTCGACATCGCCGGCATCGTCAAAGGTGCGTCCGAGGGCGAGGGGATGGGCAACCAGTTCCTCGCGAACATCCGTGAGGCCGACGCCATCTGCCAGGTCGTCCGGGTTTTCGCCGACGACGACGTGGTGCACGTCGACGGCCGGGTCGACCCGCTCTCCGACATCGGGGTGATCGAAACCGAGCTGATCCTGGCCGACCTCCAGACCATCGAGAAGGCCCTGCCGCGCCTGGAGAAGGACGCGCGCAAGAACAAGGACCTCGCCGAGACCGTCGCGGCCACCCAGAAGGCACAGGAGATCCTGAACGAGGGCAAGACCCTGTTCTCCCAGAAGGACTCGTTCGACCTGTCGGCGGTCCGCGAACTCCACCTGATGACTGCGAAGCCGTTCCTCTACGTCTTCAACGCCGACGAGTCGGTGCTCACCGACGACGCCCGCAAACAGGAACTGCGCGACAGCATCGCGCCTGCCGACGCCGTTTTCCTCGATGCGAAGGTGGAGAGCGAACTCCTCGAGCTCGACGACGAGGATGCGCAGGAACTCCTCGATTCGATCGGTCAGACCGAGCCCGGACTGCGGTCGCTCGCCCGCGCCGGCTTCCACACGCTCGGCCTCCAGACCTATCTGACAGCGGGACCGAAGGAATCGCGGGCCTGGACGATTCATCGCGGCGACACCGCCCCCAAGGCGGCAGGCGTGATCCACACCGACTTCGAGAAGGGCTTCATCAAGGCCGAGATCGTGTCCTTCGACGACCTCGATGCCGCGGGCACGATGGCCGCGGCAAAGGCTGCGGGCAAGGTGCGCATGGAGGGCAAGGACTACATCATGGCCGACGGTGACGTGGTGGAGTTCCGCTTCAACGTGTAACGACTCCATCGGTCGACGCTGATCGTGCGCGAGCCTTTTCACCAAACCTGCGCACGACGCGGCGTTCGTCGTTCATACTGCGCCCGTGATGCGAACCAAGCGTGCATACTTCGCTGTCGTCTCGGTCGTGCTCGCCACCGTGGGATTGCTGGTCGCAACTCCGGGGTCCGGTGACGCCGCGCCGTCGGGTTGGCGATACACGATGGTGGCGTTCAGCAGCGCCGCCGACCGTGACATGGATGTCTACGAGTCGCCCGATGGCACGCGCTTCCAGCTCGCCCGGAAATCGGCATATCGGCCGCCGGCGGGGCGGGTGCGCGACGCGAGCATCTTCCGGAACGCCGACGGGTGGTACTACATCACCTACACCACGGCAGATGGCGCCAACATCGGGTTCGCACGCAGCAGGGACCGCCTGAACTGGACTTTCCTGCAGAACTATCCGGTCCCGCTGTGCTGCGCGTTCCTGCCCGGCACGGGCGACGGTAAGGGTCTGGGTTCGTCGAGCGGGCCGGGCTCCTCGGGGTCGGCCGGGTCCAGCGACGGTCCGTCGCTGTCGCCTTTCACCACCAAAGCGTGGGCACCCGAGTGGTTTGTCGAAGGTGGCCGGGTCAACGTCATCCTGTCGATGTCGACCGGGGGCGGCTTTGTGCCGTACCTGATGACCGCACTCGAGCCGTCACTGCGGTTGTGGAGCCCGCCTGTGCCGATCGCCGGGATCGGGGCAGACCACATCGACACCACGGTGGTGAAGGTCGGCGCGACCTACCACGCGTTCACCAAGAACGAGACGAAGAAGGTCATCCAGCACGCGGTCGCGTCGTCGCTGGTCGGGCCCTATCGATTCGTCGCACCAGGGAATTGGGGCACGTTCGTCGAGGGCCCGGCGGTGGTCCAGCTACCGAACGGCGCCTGGCGGATGTACCTCGATGCCTACACCCGGGGGAAGCAGCTGTACTCCGACAGCAGGGACGGGTTGCGCACCTGGTCGCCGGTCAGAGAGCTGCCCGGGATCTCCGGCATGGTGCGGCATGTCGGCGTGATGCGCGAGGCGGCGTGACCGCGACAGACCATCAGACCGCGTGGTCGCTCGAGGTGCTGCTCGGCCTGTTCGACGTCGAGCCCGGTGAGCGTGATCGGTTCACCGGGGCGACCGGGATCGAGGGGGAGGAAGGTCGCGTGGTGGTGGAGGGCACCCAGGTGCTCGCGCAGGCAATCGTGGCCGTCGCCAAGCGGTTCGGTGACAAATCGGTCCGATCGGCTCAGGCGGTGTTCGCGCGGGCGGTGACGGTGGGCCCGCCCGTCGAGTTCGACGTCGACGTCGTGCATGAAGGACGTTCGGTCGCGACCGCTGTCGTCACGGCCGCGCAGAACGGTAAGCGGTGTGCCACGGTGACCGTCCTCGCCGACGTCCCGACCGGAGACCTGATCGCTCACCACCTCCCACGTCCCGCGGTCGCCAAGCCCGACGATGCTTTTGCGGCACGAATGCCGTTGCCCGGCCGCGAGGTTCGTCTCGTCGACGTGGAGGAGGTGAACAGCCCCGACGAGGTGGGACCGCCCGAGCTGTACGCCTGGCTCAGATATGATCCGGTGCCACAGCGTGATGACCTGGCCAAGGCGCTGCTGGCTCACTTCACCGGCCACCTCGGCATCTCCACCACCATGCGGGCCCACGCCGGGATCGGTACCAGCCAAGCGCATCTCACGGTGTCGACCGCACCGATGACGATCGCGATCAGCTTTCACGAGCCGGTCCGATGGGACGGGTGGATTCTCTACTCGCATGAGAGCACCCAGGTGGGTGCCGGCATGTCTTATGTGCGCGGCACGGTGCACACCGAGGCGGGCGCCCTCCTCGCCTCGTTCGTCCAGGACGGACTCATCCGCCCGTTGCGTACATCGGACGCCGCAGTGGCGTCGCGGGCCAGGCTGTAACCGCGCCCTAGCTCTCGCAGCCGCAATCCGCGACACGGGTCGCACCGGCCGGAAGCTCGGCGAGCACGTCGGCCTTGGCCGGGTCGAAGCTGAGAAGCCCTCGGATGACGGTGCTTTCCGGCAGCACGTCCTCGTAGCTCCACGCGACGTTCTCGACGACGGTGTCGCCGAAGACCACCGACCAGTACGTGGCGGTGCCCTTGTAGTTGCAGTAGGTACTGAGGTCACCGCGGCGCAGCAGATCGGTCCGCACATGCTCGGGAGCGACGTACAGTACGGGCTCCAGTGCGGTCTCGAAGACGATCACGGTGTCGGTGGTGTCGACCAGCGTCACGCCGGCGACGTCGACCCGCAGGCCCCGAGTGGTCGGACGGCAGTCGACGCGATGATAGGGATTCGGCGGATACCAGACCAGCTTGCGGCCTTCCTCGTACCAGGCGTCGACGGCATCCCACGGAACGTGGACAAATCCCGGTGCCTCGGGCTCGGGTTCGCCGGGCAGCTCGCCGACCTCATCGGCCGGAAAGGCATAGCTGAGGAACTGGCCGGGCCGGTGCACCATCACCGCCCGTTCGGTGTCGAGTACGGTCGCGCCGTCGCGAACCGCCTGGATGCGGCGCGGATGCGGCTCGACGAACACCAGATCGGGTGGGAGCGCCCCGGAGAACCATCCGGCCGGATTCCCGCTCAACGGCCCGCGTCCCGCGACCAGACTCATCGAGGTCCTCCCCAGACGTCATCGAGGGCTCGGACCCGGACATCACCACGCCCCATTGCTGTTCCACCTCCAGGTCGACAGACGACGAGTGCTCCCAGGTTAGCCGCCGCCAACCTGTGCGACCGGAAATCCCGGGTCACCGCGAGGGGTTGCTGCGCGACATCCCGTAGACGACGGCACTGCGTGCCGGTCGTCGGACGCCTCTGTACGGTGGCCACAGGACCAGAGAGCATGAACCGCGCACGATCTGAGCGAGAGGACATGCATGACAACGCCTGCGAAGACGGCCAAGAACCCCGACAAGGGTTACGTCGCGCTGCTCGGTTGGAGTCTCGGGGCCATCGAGGCCCTCGACCGATTCGACCGTAGATATGTGGTGGTGGCGCCCGATTGGGCGCACGAATATTGCGCTGAACACGACATTCCGTACGTGCCGTGGAATTTCGAACGCCTGAACGATCGGTCTCTCGAGATCGCCGAGACCTTGCAGGACATGGGTGTCGACGTCGCGATCCCACTTTTCGAGGAGACCGTCGAGTGGGCGGGGGCCATCAACTCGGTACTGATGAACAAGCCGCGCCTGTTCGGCCAGGCGATGCTGTTGCGCGACAAGGCGCTGATGAAACGCCGCGCTCAACTCGGCGGTATTCGTGTCGGCATCTTCGAGGAGGCGCACGACCGTGACGACGTGGTCCGGTTCCTCCGACGGGTCAACCAGACGCTGCTCAAGCTCGACGGTGACCCCAACGACCCGATCCACCTGAAGGCCTTCGACAAGGCCGGCTGCCTCGGTCATCGCGTGATCCGGACACCCGACGAGGTCGACACGATTCCCGAAGAAGAATTCCCGGTGCTGATGGAGTCCCACCTCGACGGCTGGGAGTTCGCGGTGGAGGCGTGGATCCACAACGGGAAGATCAAGTTCCTCAACATCTCCGAGTACGTGACCCTCGGGTACTCGGTGTTCGTCCCCGCCACCCCGGAGCTC is a genomic window of Gordonia sp. SID5947 containing:
- a CDS encoding fructosamine kinase family protein, with amino-acid sequence MSRVFRKDRRDVDPDFFRAEAAGLRWLGDGGGPVVEVLAVGEDFIELEHLTSTRPAETPARDLGSALARMHDAGASGFGGPPDGYDGRQFIGERPLSTRVHDRWGVFYAEERVLPYLPPAIEAGNLGPEDAAATHEACALLAGGAFDDDDPPARLHGDLWTGNVVWTAQGAVLIDPAAHGGHRETDLAMLALFGCPQLTEILAGYQREHALRAGWEDRIALHQLHPLAVHAAGHGPSYGTALGRAARACVALAERGR
- a CDS encoding nucleosidase; protein product: MTLDRGTLIVAATHAEARYVPTGTRVLITGIGKVRAATALTRVLAGAGDEPPVQQVVNVGTAGALHDHHSGLFVPSTVIEHDISSTELRAMGYPIVDAWEMPGGDGSVLASGDTFVADLARRATLAARADLVDMEACAIAHVSAEFGVPCRVVKVVSDGADEAAMDWPSLVDDAARRLGRWFDSVTRV
- a CDS encoding DUF6542 domain-containing protein, with the protein product MSSAPQQRSAVPLDQQSVLPTVRGLPWWGGVLVATVITSIGAAIDASNTDALGGIFKFCYLVGCVTAALAVRRRALFTAAAQPPLIAFLVGVITLYGLNADQASSGLKSLVFKVLLPIADAFPWMLLTFLVTLGLVAARWYLTRDRSTGVGRRRAAKPKPTPAKSAGSRTATKRASRPVASKARSAESGEPRKPSSAAQKTRRPRPAAGGSADGVAKSQKAADGPSARAAAATKQSKRPESTKRATPDPAQATKRRSTAGAVQRAEAGELLGSGEESIGETIAPPATEARPTAGAAARRRTPSAAADHPRYESATPQASASRYPSTRARYRG
- a CDS encoding DNA recombination protein RmuC, encoding MNASVIVALIAGLALGGLLGWLAHASRSAAALAATRAELQSVRSAHDLAARSLSSASEDAARRQSSAIGSQVSHIVDPLRAVLGQLSEELRRTEHHRISAYSGLTEQVRGMHAVSAQLTDQTRQLANALHTPQVRGRWGELQLERVVELAGMARHCDFSTQVSAEGSSGAVRPDMVVHLAGERNIVVDAKVPLQSYLAAVEEPDPAVADRLLGDHARAVRAHITQLSSKAYWSAFDNTPEMVVLFVPSDPVLEAAVRADGDLIEFGFSKNVVLTTPATLVALLRTVALGWRHDAMARDAAVIHQLGTELHHRLGGVLGHLDKLGGSLRRAVDSFNSTVGAVDARVGVTARKLAELDALQGEAQHTAASPIDITVRTAGGIRTSDDTAETGRWATSPGG
- a CDS encoding AlkA N-terminal domain-containing protein; the protein is MTTTIHLPRPLDFDRCYRAVSSRDARFDGQFFVAVHTTGIYCRPSCPALTPRAENVHFVLTAAAAQHEGFRACRRCAPDAVPGSPRWNAGADLSSRAMRLIADGVVEREGVDGLATRLGYTPRHVNRVLTTELGAGPLALARAHRAATARVLIQCTPMPMADIAFAAGFTSIRQFNDTIREVFGLTPTRLRKLPSPAGVAGQGAVGEVTLRLAHRMPLDTRWLHWFLLAHAVPGGELVDDTDSDSWRYRRTMRLPHGPALAAVEPAATHMTATITHLDMRDLGVAVNRLRRLLDLDADPVSIDIALRDDPSLAPLVDAAPGLRVPGSVDSTETLIRTMIGQQISVKAARHHTARLVETLGEPVPWHLNAETEGAPAPAWTLFPDAATIAEHGHRVLTGPRRRIDAVLAVAEALAGGHLELHPGRTAADLRSALLEFPGIGAWTADYVAMRVTGEPDILLDRDLVVARAATEVGIDLADGAPAWAPWRSYASMHLWRHRLSVTEPILTRTITSEQTSTHHSTRAPTSRSRTARAAQTRSTQSTRRQRLDEPAEGAR
- a CDS encoding AI-2E family transporter — its product is MTEKSGVPDSSASPTAAAGRRYPTRAGVVLAGLRASSIVALQLVLVVAALWIVFWLLGKFWVVLLPILFAIIVCTVLWPPVRWMRKRGVPPAAASLVMMLLGVGVLAGVISLIVPSIVRQAPELASRATDGVHKLQDWIQGPPLNVKDEQLDNIVNTVTDKLQSSASSIAAGVFSGVGTATSILVTLFTALILVFFFLKDGPKFVPWLDRTVGQPSGAHIGEVLTRMWNSLGGFIRTQAIVSFVDATLIGAGLFILQVPLAGVLVVITFLGGFIPIVGAFVAGALAVLIALVSNGLTTALIVLGIILAVQQLEGNVLQPWLQSKSMDLHAVIVLLAVTLGGTLFGITGAFLAVPAAAAISVVLRYLNEQIALRAGETLPPEGTPVTSHRGVPDDEPPPDAPADDPGTATST
- the ychF gene encoding redox-regulated ATPase YchF, yielding MSLTLGIVGLPNVGKSTLFNALTRNDVLAANYPFATIEPNIGVVELPDKRLDRLAEIFSSERILPATVSFVDIAGIVKGASEGEGMGNQFLANIREADAICQVVRVFADDDVVHVDGRVDPLSDIGVIETELILADLQTIEKALPRLEKDARKNKDLAETVAATQKAQEILNEGKTLFSQKDSFDLSAVRELHLMTAKPFLYVFNADESVLTDDARKQELRDSIAPADAVFLDAKVESELLELDDEDAQELLDSIGQTEPGLRSLARAGFHTLGLQTYLTAGPKESRAWTIHRGDTAPKAAGVIHTDFEKGFIKAEIVSFDDLDAAGTMAAAKAAGKVRMEGKDYIMADGDVVEFRFNV
- a CDS encoding glycoside hydrolase family 43 protein; protein product: MRTKRAYFAVVSVVLATVGLLVATPGSGDAAPSGWRYTMVAFSSAADRDMDVYESPDGTRFQLARKSAYRPPAGRVRDASIFRNADGWYYITYTTADGANIGFARSRDRLNWTFLQNYPVPLCCAFLPGTGDGKGLGSSSGPGSSGSAGSSDGPSLSPFTTKAWAPEWFVEGGRVNVILSMSTGGGFVPYLMTALEPSLRLWSPPVPIAGIGADHIDTTVVKVGATYHAFTKNETKKVIQHAVASSLVGPYRFVAPGNWGTFVEGPAVVQLPNGAWRMYLDAYTRGKQLYSDSRDGLRTWSPVRELPGISGMVRHVGVMREAA
- a CDS encoding acyl-CoA thioesterase domain-containing protein, which gives rise to MTATDHQTAWSLEVLLGLFDVEPGERDRFTGATGIEGEEGRVVVEGTQVLAQAIVAVAKRFGDKSVRSAQAVFARAVTVGPPVEFDVDVVHEGRSVATAVVTAAQNGKRCATVTVLADVPTGDLIAHHLPRPAVAKPDDAFAARMPLPGREVRLVDVEEVNSPDEVGPPELYAWLRYDPVPQRDDLAKALLAHFTGHLGISTTMRAHAGIGTSQAHLTVSTAPMTIAISFHEPVRWDGWILYSHESTQVGAGMSYVRGTVHTEAGALLASFVQDGLIRPLRTSDAAVASRARL